In one Brevibacillus choshinensis genomic region, the following are encoded:
- a CDS encoding DUF402 domain-containing protein, with protein sequence MKRKRADRPGWRRVKRMGYQEKWVEALSFTGYTVRLTLDEVSDPAFMPVGGKNLCVGDRGYVYLQYFPQGKPYAVTKMLNELGNTVQWYIDICKGHGKDQNGYLWYDDLYLDIVVLPDDSVYLLDQDELDEAMQKGIISGEDHRFACEVADGLMTEILAGKRDAFDFPNFFA encoded by the coding sequence ATGAAGCGAAAACGAGCAGACCGTCCAGGCTGGAGGCGCGTCAAACGGATGGGCTATCAAGAAAAATGGGTAGAAGCTCTTTCTTTTACCGGATATACCGTTCGCTTGACGTTGGACGAAGTAAGTGACCCGGCGTTTATGCCAGTCGGAGGAAAAAATCTTTGCGTGGGCGACAGAGGTTATGTCTATTTGCAGTATTTCCCACAGGGAAAGCCCTACGCTGTGACCAAAATGCTGAACGAGCTGGGGAACACCGTGCAATGGTACATTGATATTTGCAAAGGTCATGGTAAGGACCAAAACGGCTACCTATGGTACGACGATCTTTATTTGGACATCGTCGTTTTGCCTGATGATAGCGTGTATTTACTCGATCAGGATGAACTGGATGAAGCGATGCAAAAAGGGATCATTAGTGGAGAAGATCATCGTTTTGCATGTGAGGTTGCGGATGGGCTCATGACAGAAATTTTGGCAGGCAAGCGGGATGCTTTTGACTTTCCGAACTTCTTTGCTTAA
- a CDS encoding ABC transporter ATP-binding protein, translating to MISAISCNQLTKQFGDRVAVNSLTLNVPKGSIYGFLGPNGSGKSTTIRMLCGLLAPTSGTGTVLGLDVMTQSEEIKQRIGYMSQKFSLYEDLTVEENLDFYAGVYQLHAAERKQRKKELIEMAGLTGREKQIAGSLSGGWKQRLALSCALLHKPELLILDEPTAGVDPVSRRIFWDVIHELAGQGITVLVTTHYMDEAQTCDWIGFIFFGNLLAQGTPQELIDRMGAGNLEDVFIDLVKQEEARLAENGARGAGR from the coding sequence ATGATATCCGCCATCTCCTGCAATCAGCTGACCAAACAATTCGGGGATCGGGTCGCAGTCAATAGCCTGACGTTGAATGTACCAAAAGGCTCGATTTATGGATTTTTGGGTCCAAATGGCTCCGGAAAGTCTACGACGATCCGGATGCTATGCGGACTGTTAGCGCCGACTTCTGGCACCGGCACGGTCCTTGGTCTGGATGTCATGACCCAGAGTGAGGAGATTAAACAACGAATTGGCTACATGTCTCAAAAGTTTAGTCTGTACGAAGACTTGACGGTCGAGGAAAATCTCGATTTTTACGCAGGTGTCTATCAGTTACATGCAGCAGAGAGAAAACAACGGAAGAAAGAATTGATTGAGATGGCGGGGCTGACCGGTAGAGAAAAGCAGATTGCGGGCTCACTCTCAGGAGGCTGGAAACAACGTCTGGCACTCTCCTGCGCATTGCTGCACAAGCCTGAGCTGTTGATCCTGGACGAACCGACAGCTGGAGTCGATCCAGTCTCACGGCGTATCTTCTGGGACGTCATTCACGAGCTGGCCGGCCAGGGCATCACGGTGCTGGTCACCACGCACTATATGGATGAGGCGCAGACCTGCGACTGGATCGGGTTTATCTTTTTCGGAAACCTGCTGGCACAGGGGACGCCACAGGAGCTGATTGATCGCATGGGTGCAGGCAATCTGGAGGATGTATTCATTGATCTAGTCAAACAGGAAGAAGCTCGCTTGGCCGAAAACGGTGCGAGGGGGGCAGGACGATGA
- the pyrH gene encoding UMP kinase produces MRYKRVLVKLSGGAVAGDNGFGFSPEQLEYIAGEILGLLDLGVEVAIVIGGGNIFRGNMADMWGIERVEADNIGTLATVINSLMLRGVLKARVNREVRVMTAVPINAVAEPYIRLRAVHHLEKGYVVIFAGGNGQPYVTTDYPAVQRALEVEADALLVAKHGVDGVFTADPRKDTAAKQYTALSCDEVIRQDLRVMDQSAMILARDHGLPLHVFNFDEPGAMVKICQGEQVGTYIARDVEVALK; encoded by the coding sequence ATGCGTTACAAACGAGTCTTGGTCAAATTGAGTGGGGGAGCTGTAGCGGGCGATAACGGCTTTGGGTTCAGCCCGGAGCAGCTCGAGTATATCGCCGGTGAAATATTGGGGCTTTTGGATTTGGGAGTTGAAGTAGCCATTGTTATCGGTGGGGGCAACATTTTCCGGGGGAACATGGCAGACATGTGGGGAATCGAACGGGTAGAGGCCGATAACATCGGGACACTGGCGACTGTCATCAACAGCTTGATGCTTCGTGGCGTCCTCAAAGCGAGAGTAAACCGGGAAGTCCGTGTCATGACTGCTGTCCCGATCAATGCGGTCGCTGAGCCGTACATCCGTCTACGCGCTGTGCATCATTTGGAAAAAGGCTATGTTGTCATCTTTGCTGGGGGGAATGGGCAGCCCTACGTCACAACAGACTATCCCGCCGTCCAACGTGCGTTGGAAGTCGAGGCGGATGCGCTATTGGTTGCCAAACATGGTGTAGATGGCGTATTCACTGCTGATCCACGAAAGGATACAGCGGCAAAGCAATATACGGCGCTATCCTGCGACGAGGTCATTCGGCAAGACTTGCGGGTGATGGATCAGTCCGCCATGATTTTAGCAAGGGACCATGGGCTGCCGCTCCATGTGTTCAATTTCGATGAGCCAGGAGCGATGGTGAAAATTTGCCAGGGTGAACAGGTGGGCACGTATATCGCCAGGGACGTAGAAGTCGCACTGAAATAA
- a CDS encoding winged helix-turn-helix transcriptional regulator, with protein sequence MNAGEPIVLTKGIPGETCPIAKTLDVIGTKWTFLIIRDLLIEGTMRFSDLLKSMDGISPKTLSLRLKELEEHGIVDRKVYPEVPPRVEYTLTERGRQLEGIFIELKRFGLYL encoded by the coding sequence ATGAATGCCGGTGAGCCGATCGTACTGACCAAGGGAATCCCAGGCGAAACGTGTCCTATCGCGAAAACACTAGATGTGATCGGGACGAAATGGACCTTTCTCATTATCCGTGACCTACTGATTGAAGGGACGATGCGATTTAGTGACCTGTTGAAATCGATGGATGGAATCAGCCCCAAGACATTATCTCTCCGTCTGAAGGAGCTGGAGGAGCATGGGATTGTGGATCGAAAAGTGTATCCGGAAGTGCCTCCTCGGGTGGAATATACGCTGACGGAAAGAGGACGACAATTGGAAGGCATCTTCATTGAGTTAAAAAGATTTGGATTGTACTTATAG
- a CDS encoding HlyD family secretion protein, with amino-acid sequence MKRISHFLLIAGLLFTLSGCAGFSQQEALLSGTIEADEWPIVAEVGGMVTEVKAEEGSRVKAGQVLAVIDERSYQINVSDAKAALEQATARLEEAKAGSRDSSIQKGIAAVQQADANIRMAQARKQQADAGISKAKEQLEQTQSQMQGAQHTLAYQQNRLTEANSLYQQGAISQKDFEAQEELVSQAKTQVNQLQAQVAAAGSQYVSAQGEVSAAVAQIGTAQAQQAGATADLHLLKEGSTGYTIRALLAAQQQAQAKLDQALLQLEKTKITAPADGILLRSAIEQGEVAKTGANLFTMMKADQLKLKVYIPEAQLNRVQAGQTVGIQVDAYPGETFAGTISLVAEKAEFTPKNVQTPDERTKLVFAVTIQIAEGQGKIKPGMPADVILSAPAKGEGQ; translated from the coding sequence ATGAAACGTATCAGTCATTTTTTGTTGATCGCTGGACTGTTGTTCACGCTATCAGGTTGTGCTGGATTCTCTCAACAGGAAGCATTGCTATCTGGCACGATCGAAGCGGATGAATGGCCCATCGTGGCAGAGGTCGGTGGCATGGTCACTGAAGTAAAGGCAGAGGAAGGGAGCCGCGTAAAAGCCGGGCAAGTGCTGGCCGTGATCGATGAGCGAAGCTACCAGATCAATGTTTCAGATGCAAAAGCGGCATTGGAGCAAGCGACGGCGCGTCTAGAGGAAGCGAAAGCAGGCTCACGGGATTCATCCATTCAAAAAGGAATAGCGGCTGTGCAACAGGCGGATGCGAATATAAGAATGGCTCAAGCTCGGAAGCAGCAAGCAGACGCGGGAATTAGCAAAGCAAAGGAGCAGCTCGAACAGACGCAGTCTCAGATGCAGGGAGCACAACACACGCTTGCCTATCAGCAAAACCGTCTGACGGAGGCAAATTCGCTGTACCAGCAAGGAGCGATTTCCCAAAAAGACTTCGAAGCGCAAGAGGAGCTAGTCAGTCAGGCTAAGACGCAGGTGAATCAGTTACAAGCCCAGGTGGCGGCAGCCGGGTCTCAATATGTGTCTGCACAGGGAGAGGTCTCGGCAGCAGTCGCTCAAATCGGAACGGCACAGGCTCAACAAGCAGGTGCGACTGCGGATTTACATCTATTGAAGGAAGGCAGTACGGGCTACACGATTCGGGCGCTATTGGCGGCTCAGCAGCAGGCGCAGGCCAAACTCGATCAGGCGCTGCTACAGCTGGAAAAAACCAAAATAACGGCTCCGGCAGATGGCATTCTGCTGCGTTCCGCGATCGAACAAGGCGAGGTGGCGAAAACAGGGGCCAACCTGTTCACGATGATGAAGGCGGATCAGCTTAAGCTGAAGGTATACATTCCCGAAGCCCAGTTAAACCGCGTGCAGGCAGGACAAACGGTAGGTATCCAGGTAGACGCCTATCCGGGGGAAACGTTTGCGGGCACGATCAGCTTGGTAGCGGAGAAGGCAGAATTCACTCCGAAAAATGTGCAAACGCCCGATGAACGAACCAAGCTCGTCTTTGCCGTTACGATCCAGATTGCGGAAGGTCAGGGCAAGATCAAGCCAGGGATGCCTGCCGATGTGATCCTGTCCGCACCAGCCAAGGGGGAAGGACAATGA
- the purU gene encoding formyltetrahydrofolate deformylase, with product MYRLSEREWQAYTEKYKDRARMLISCPDRPGIVAAISHFLYQQGANIVQSDQYTTDPETGRFFMRIEFDLTNLEERCEVIKAAFRPIAESFDMDFSLVQASKRKKVAIFVSKEDHCLLELLWRWKSGELYADISVVISNHPDMKETVESFGIPYHCIPVTKDNKPQAEEEQIAAAAGADVIVLARYMQILSPRFLDDYAMRIINIHHSFLPAFVGAKPYEQAYRRGVKLIGATAHYVTEELDAGPIIEQDVQRVTHQEDVETLKQLGRQVERTVLARAVGWHLEDRVLVYGNKTIVFP from the coding sequence ATGTATCGTTTATCAGAGAGAGAATGGCAGGCATATACAGAGAAATACAAGGATCGTGCCCGCATGCTCATTTCTTGTCCGGACCGCCCTGGAATCGTGGCAGCGATTTCTCATTTCTTGTACCAGCAAGGGGCAAACATCGTTCAGTCGGACCAATACACGACGGATCCGGAAACAGGTCGCTTTTTCATGCGGATTGAATTTGACTTGACCAATCTGGAAGAGCGCTGCGAAGTGATCAAGGCAGCGTTTAGACCCATTGCCGAAAGCTTTGACATGGATTTTTCCCTGGTACAGGCGAGCAAACGCAAGAAGGTAGCGATCTTTGTGTCCAAGGAAGATCATTGCTTGCTGGAGCTGCTGTGGCGCTGGAAGTCGGGCGAGCTGTATGCAGATATTTCAGTTGTCATCAGTAATCATCCAGATATGAAAGAGACGGTCGAATCGTTTGGCATTCCGTATCACTGCATTCCGGTGACCAAGGATAACAAGCCGCAGGCAGAAGAGGAGCAGATCGCTGCAGCAGCAGGTGCGGATGTAATCGTGCTTGCTCGCTACATGCAAATCCTCTCCCCGCGCTTTTTGGACGATTACGCGATGCGAATCATCAATATTCACCACTCGTTCTTGCCAGCCTTTGTGGGTGCGAAGCCGTATGAGCAAGCATATCGCCGCGGCGTGAAACTGATTGGCGCGACTGCCCACTACGTGACAGAAGAGCTGGACGCAGGTCCGATCATCGAGCAAGACGTACAGCGTGTGACTCACCAGGAAGATGTAGAAACACTGAAGCAGCTGGGGCGCCAAGTAGAGCGTACCGTACTCGCGCGTGCTGTCGGCTGGCATCTGGAAGACCGCGTGCTGGTGTATGGTAACAAGACGATTGTGTTCCCTTAG
- a CDS encoding TetR/AcrR family transcriptional regulator: MNKPSLEEGLLQYVEELKDESEMTEKQRSILRASIKLFAEKGFHASSTAEIAKEAGVAEGTIFRHYKSKKDILLAVVAPVLVKFAGPFILKDVREIFREQAKKPFAEIAKELYRNRLEMIITNERTIRILLQEAFFHDEIREALIATVFSDVKAIVQKLIEDKIIAKELRSMPTEVVFRALLSSMIGLVLFRQVLDKDDFRKHSDEEQIDLTVDILMNGIGYRE, encoded by the coding sequence ATGAACAAGCCATCATTGGAAGAGGGCCTGTTGCAATATGTAGAGGAATTGAAAGACGAGAGTGAAATGACAGAAAAGCAGCGGAGCATTCTGCGAGCGTCGATCAAGCTGTTTGCCGAGAAAGGATTTCATGCCAGCTCTACTGCAGAAATCGCCAAGGAAGCCGGGGTTGCTGAGGGCACGATTTTTCGGCACTACAAGTCCAAAAAGGATATTCTGTTAGCAGTAGTAGCTCCGGTACTGGTCAAGTTCGCTGGACCCTTTATCTTGAAGGACGTCCGTGAAATTTTTCGAGAGCAGGCGAAAAAACCGTTCGCTGAAATCGCGAAGGAGCTGTACCGCAATCGTCTTGAAATGATCATCACCAACGAAAGAACGATCCGCATCCTGTTACAGGAAGCATTCTTTCATGACGAGATACGAGAAGCACTGATAGCCACTGTTTTTTCCGATGTAAAGGCAATCGTACAAAAGCTGATCGAGGACAAAATCATCGCAAAAGAACTACGTTCCATGCCAACAGAGGTCGTCTTTCGGGCCCTGCTGTCCTCCATGATAGGCTTGGTGTTGTTTCGACAAGTACTGGATAAGGACGATTTTCGCAAGCATAGCGACGAAGAGCAGATTGATCTCACCGTAGATATTTTGATGAATGGGATTGGATATAGAGAATAA
- a CDS encoding amino acid permease has translation MSLGKQLLRKKAVEQLLEQSESKTGSLKKSLSAFDLTMLGIGAIVGTGIFVLTGVAAAVHAGPALVLSFVLSALACVFAALCYAEFASTVPVSGSAYTYSYTAFGELVAWMIGWDLILEYGVAAAAVASGWSGYAQGLLEGFGITLPVAITSAFDASKGTIIDLPAVVIIFVITMLLMKGTSESARINTIMVFVKLVVILLFLIVGIGYVKPENWSPFMPFGFSGVATGAATVFFAFIGFDAVSTAAEEVRNPQRDMPIGIIASLLICTVLYIAVSLVLTGIVPYEMLNVKNPVAFALTYVHQDWVAGFISLGAIVGITTVLLVMMYAQARLFFAMSRDGLLPHIFSQVHKETQVPRKSTLIVGILVAVFSGLLPLNKLAELTNIGTLFAFILVSIGVVVLRNTNPDLRRSFRVPFVPVIPILAVVFCGYLVYSLPLVTKLGFISWLIVGAVVYFLYGRKHSHLQKHFLKNR, from the coding sequence ATGTCATTAGGTAAGCAATTGCTGCGGAAAAAAGCGGTGGAACAGCTGCTTGAGCAATCGGAGAGCAAGACGGGCTCCCTGAAAAAGTCTTTGAGTGCTTTTGATTTGACGATGCTGGGGATTGGCGCGATTGTCGGTACAGGCATTTTTGTATTAACTGGTGTGGCTGCGGCTGTGCATGCAGGTCCTGCTCTGGTCCTTTCGTTTGTGCTATCCGCACTGGCTTGTGTCTTTGCGGCCCTATGCTATGCCGAGTTTGCTTCGACTGTCCCTGTGTCTGGCAGCGCCTATACCTACAGCTATACCGCGTTTGGTGAACTGGTCGCATGGATGATCGGCTGGGATCTGATTTTGGAGTATGGCGTCGCTGCAGCTGCGGTAGCGAGCGGATGGTCCGGATATGCTCAAGGTCTGTTAGAAGGGTTTGGCATTACGTTACCCGTGGCCATCACCAGCGCATTCGACGCTTCGAAAGGAACCATTATTGATTTACCTGCAGTCGTCATCATTTTTGTTATTACCATGCTGTTGATGAAAGGAACAAGTGAATCCGCACGCATAAATACGATCATGGTGTTTGTCAAACTGGTCGTCATTCTCTTGTTCCTGATCGTCGGAATTGGATACGTAAAGCCTGAGAACTGGAGCCCATTCATGCCTTTTGGCTTTTCCGGGGTAGCGACGGGAGCAGCGACTGTGTTCTTTGCTTTTATCGGTTTTGATGCGGTTTCGACTGCTGCTGAAGAAGTGCGCAATCCGCAACGCGATATGCCGATCGGGATTATTGCTTCGCTCCTGATTTGTACAGTTCTCTATATCGCGGTTTCTTTGGTACTGACCGGGATTGTTCCTTATGAAATGCTGAACGTCAAAAATCCAGTGGCGTTTGCGCTGACGTATGTCCATCAGGATTGGGTGGCGGGATTCATTTCACTGGGAGCCATCGTGGGGATTACGACGGTATTACTCGTGATGATGTATGCACAGGCACGTCTGTTTTTTGCGATGAGCCGAGATGGCTTGCTGCCACATATTTTTTCTCAGGTACACAAAGAAACGCAAGTCCCGCGCAAAAGCACGTTGATCGTCGGGATTCTGGTCGCGGTCTTCAGCGGTTTGCTTCCACTGAACAAACTGGCGGAGCTGACGAACATCGGCACATTGTTTGCGTTTATTCTCGTCTCCATCGGCGTCGTCGTCCTGCGCAATACGAATCCAGACTTGCGGCGGTCGTTCCGTGTTCCGTTCGTTCCTGTGATTCCGATCCTTGCCGTGGTATTTTGCGGTTATTTGGTATACAGCTTGCCTTTGGTAACCAAGCTCGGGTTTATCAGCTGGCTCATTGTAGGAGCAGTCGTCTATTTTCTCTATGGTCGCAAGCATAGCCATTTGCAAAAGCATTTCTTAAAAAACCGATAA
- a CDS encoding ABC transporter permease — MKRFVWGRYWSVVKKEMIQIKRDRPSLAIALVMPLMMLFLFGYAVNTDVNDIKMAVWDQSSTPYSRELVDQFTNTRVFEVTAYTSGYDAIESMLDDGSASVALVIPPDYARKHDRNEQANVQMLIDGSDPNIARTATSNAQLIVQNRSISMQEQRMQKEGMGELESPLSLDTRVLFNPNMESIVFNIPGLIGLIMQNVTMILTAFSLVREKERGTMEQLIVTPIRPLELMLGKITPYVGIGLFSFCLVLVVGTYWFGVPVKGSVSLLVSLSVLFLITTLILGIFISTIAKTQLQAMQIAFAFILPSVLLSGFMFPRESMPLVIQWLGGLVPLTYFLEILRGIFLKAVDLSALWKDAVGMGIFCLLILSVSMLRFRKKIE, encoded by the coding sequence ATGAAACGCTTCGTCTGGGGGCGCTACTGGTCCGTGGTCAAAAAGGAAATGATCCAGATCAAGCGGGATCGGCCGAGTCTGGCGATCGCTCTCGTCATGCCGCTGATGATGTTGTTTTTGTTTGGATATGCTGTGAATACGGACGTAAATGATATCAAGATGGCGGTATGGGATCAAAGCTCAACTCCCTACAGCAGAGAGCTGGTCGATCAGTTTACCAATACGCGTGTGTTTGAGGTGACGGCCTATACGAGTGGCTACGACGCCATAGAATCGATGCTGGACGATGGTAGTGCCAGTGTTGCGCTAGTGATTCCGCCAGATTATGCACGCAAACACGACCGGAATGAGCAGGCCAACGTGCAGATGCTCATCGACGGCTCTGATCCAAATATTGCCCGTACGGCGACATCCAATGCCCAGCTCATTGTGCAAAACCGTTCCATTTCCATGCAGGAGCAGCGCATGCAAAAAGAAGGGATGGGCGAGCTGGAGTCACCGCTTTCGCTAGATACGCGGGTCCTGTTTAACCCGAACATGGAGAGCATCGTATTTAACATCCCAGGTTTGATCGGGCTTATTATGCAAAACGTGACGATGATTCTGACTGCCTTTTCGCTCGTGCGTGAAAAAGAGCGGGGGACGATGGAGCAGCTCATTGTGACGCCGATTCGGCCACTGGAGCTGATGCTCGGGAAAATCACGCCGTACGTCGGGATCGGCCTGTTTTCCTTTTGCCTCGTGTTGGTAGTCGGGACTTATTGGTTCGGGGTGCCAGTGAAAGGAAGCGTATCACTCCTGGTCAGCCTCTCTGTTCTATTTTTAATCACCACCCTGATTCTCGGAATCTTTATTTCTACGATCGCCAAGACGCAGCTTCAGGCGATGCAGATCGCCTTTGCCTTCATTCTTCCGAGCGTCCTGCTATCGGGATTCATGTTCCCGCGCGAATCCATGCCTCTCGTGATACAATGGTTGGGTGGTCTCGTCCCGTTGACCTATTTTTTGGAAATTTTGCGGGGCATCTTTTTAAAAGCGGTCGATTTATCCGCACTCTGGAAGGACGCGGTGGGCATGGGAATCTTTTGTCTCTTGATCCTGTCCGTCTCGATGCTGCGTTTCCGCAAAAAGATCGAATAG
- a CDS encoding SDR family oxidoreductase, translated as MLHEQKVVVIGGSSGIGLESAKEVIARGAEVIIASRSEEKLQHALEQLGPRATAHVLDTTQEKQVQEFFAQVGTFDHLIVTAAETTGGAFLQTETAQARQLFENKFWGQYYAAKYGAPHLSPNGTITLFSGVVAYKSMVGSSALGAVNAAVSNLGQTLALELSPIRVNVVSPGIIDTPSRSKMPEDTRQQFYATVGNKLPVKRVGTAQDVALSVLYLLQNSFVTGTVLHVEGGHILV; from the coding sequence ATGTTGCATGAGCAAAAAGTCGTCGTAATCGGCGGGAGCTCGGGAATTGGTCTGGAATCAGCCAAAGAAGTCATCGCTAGAGGCGCAGAGGTGATCATCGCCAGTCGTTCCGAGGAAAAATTACAGCATGCTCTCGAACAGCTAGGTCCAAGAGCTACGGCTCATGTCCTGGACACCACCCAAGAAAAACAAGTTCAGGAATTCTTTGCACAGGTCGGAACGTTTGATCATCTGATCGTGACGGCGGCGGAAACCACGGGTGGTGCCTTCCTGCAAACCGAGACTGCTCAAGCCCGTCAGCTATTTGAAAATAAATTTTGGGGCCAGTATTACGCAGCGAAATACGGGGCGCCTCACCTTTCACCAAACGGTACGATCACACTATTTTCTGGAGTCGTCGCGTACAAATCAATGGTTGGCTCGTCTGCATTAGGTGCCGTCAACGCAGCCGTCTCGAACCTCGGTCAGACACTTGCATTGGAGCTGTCTCCGATCCGGGTGAACGTCGTTTCTCCGGGCATTATTGATACACCGTCCCGCAGTAAAATGCCCGAGGACACTCGCCAGCAATTCTATGCGACAGTAGGAAACAAGCTGCCTGTCAAACGGGTGGGTACCGCTCAAGACGTCGCTTTGAGCGTGCTATATCTTCTTCAAAACAGCTTCGTGACAGGAACTGTGCTACATGTTGAAGGCGGGCACATCTTGGTATAA